GCAGCTCCTGTTCAAGACGGGCTGGATTGTTTTGCAGATCCGTGATGGCGTCGTCGCAGAGGTCGATGCCCTGGCGGGCCAACTGCCGGTCGTTGGCCAGCAGATTCCGCTGACCGATCAACAAGCCCACCGACGAAGCCCCGGTGAAACCGAGAAAGACAACGAGATAGGTGGCCAGCTGAAGCTGGCCTTGGAGGCTGCCGAGGAGCCGTTGTCGCCAGCGGTAACGGGACGCCATGACTTCATTGTTCCGCGGTTCGGGAGACAATGCATCTGCCCGAGGCCAACTTGCCCGTGACCCGTAGCCTCTCCACCCGCATGGCCCGCTGGGGGGTGGTGATCGTGGGGATCTACCTCTTGGTGGCGTTGATCACGCCGTTGCTGGTGAGTATCGGGATCCTTCCGGATGCCAATGCAGGCCTGGAGAACCCGATTTATTCCGGTCCCAGCTGGACCCATTGGTGCGGCACCGATCGGCTGGGTCGTGATGTCTGTGTGCGCACCATGGCGGGCAGTGGGGTGGCCCTTCAGGTGGTGCTCCTGGCGGTTGGCTTGGCGTTGTTGGTTGGTGTGCCCCTGGGCATGGTGAGTGGTTATTTCGGTGGAGCTGTTGATCGCCTGATGGTGCTGCTGATGGACACGCTCTACACCCTGCCGGTGTTGTTGCTGTCGGTGGTGTTGGCGTTTCTTCTGGGCAAGGGAATTCCCAATGCGGCGGCAGCGTTGTGTGTGGTGTATGTGCCGCAGTACTTCCGGGTGGTGCGCAACCAAACCGCCCAGGTCAAAAGCGAGCTGTTTGTGGAAGCGGCCCAAAGCCTTGGGGCGGGGCCGCTTTGGATCCTGCGGCGTTATTTGTTCCGCAACGTGATCACTTCCGTGCCGGTGCTGCTCACCCTCAATGCCGCCGATGCGGTGCTGGTGCTGGGGGGACTGGGGTTTCTGGGCCTAGGCCTGCCGGAGACCGTGCCCGAATGGGGTGGTGATCTCAATCTGGCGCTTGCTGCGGTGCCCACCGGGGTGTGGTGGACGGCGTTGTTCCCAGGCCTGGCGATGTTTGTTTTGGTGCTGGGTCTGTCCTTCCTTGGGGAAGGCATTGAGGCCTGGGTGAGCGGCGGCGAAGCCAGGCCCGCGTCAGACTGATGCCATTGGCACGGGTGTGATGGCCTGGTGGATCAGCTTGATGTTGCTGGGCATGGCCGCGTTGCTCTGGAAGAAGAGCTGCGACAGCAGGGATGATGTGATCGCTCTGCTCGAAAAAATCCTGGCCACCACCTTGGTGATGGTGGTGGTTCTGGTCAGCCGCAATCTGCTGCTGGAAGCGGCGGCGCTGATCGCTGCAGTTCAGTTGCCTGGCGTGCAGCGGCGGCCGCGCTGATCTCAGGCTTGTTTCGGGGCCTTCACTTCTCGGATCGAAATCCGGCAAGAGCTGGGGAAGATGGCGTGGGCCGCCTCTACTGCATGGCTGAGATCGTCGGACTGGAGCATTTCCTCGCCCCACTCGTGGCCGCAGTGATAGGTGACCGCGTACTGGTGCAGCTGTTTGTTGTCCATTGCTGACAATCCGCTGCTTTGGTTATGGCCCAGGGTTCGCGGAGATACAAGTGTTTTTTCGGATCAGCAGCGCAGCTTCACAGTCCGAGGCAGCTCCTCCATCAGTTCGCCCTCGTCAGTCAAGGCGGGATAAGGCTTTTGCTGCTCCTGGCACCAGCGGGCCACCTCGGGATAGCACCACTCGAATAGCAACTGCTGGTACTGCTCTGGCTTGAGCCCTTCCCCCTGGGTCGGTGCCAGGCCAGCGGCCTGGCGTTGGCGCAGCGCCTCAAACAACAGGGTCGCGGTGGCGACCGAGACATTCAGTGACTGCACCATGCCGCGCATGGGGATGAACAGCGCTTCATCCATCAAGTCTCTTGCTTTATCGGTCAGACCCCATTTCTCCGCGCCGAGCACAAAGGCGGTGGGGCCAGTGAAGTCGCAGTCCCGATAGTCCTTGGCATTCACGCCCAGATGGGTCCCGTAGAGGCGGAACCCCCGTTCTTTCAAGCAGCGGATGGCTGTTTCGGTATCGGGGTGGTCGTGAAGAGGCACCCATTTCTGGCTGCCCTGGGCCGTGCTGTTGAACGTTCGCGGGCGTCCCTCGAAGCTCACCGCGTGGGCTTCGAGGGCTCCGACGGCATCACAGCTGCGCAGGATGGCGGAGAGGTTGTGGGGTTTCTCCACGTGCTCGAGCAGCACCGTGAGATCCGCCATCCGGTGGTTCAGCACGGATTTCAGCCGCTCAAACCGTCGCGGCAGCAGGGGCATGGGCGATGAATCGAGTTAGAGCAGAAGATTGGAGTCCTTCAGTGCTTTGGTTCCCGGCAGGGCAATCGAGAAGTCTGCGCTTCCGTCGCCATCCAGATCCAGCTCAAGGAGCCCTTTCTTGAACCGTACGTCTCCGGCGGCACCGGAGAACTTGTCCGCCCCGATGAAGGAGAGGTCAGCGTCGAGGGCGCGCAGGTTGATTTTGTCTTTTTTCCCGAAGCCGTAGATGCTGTCGTTCTCACTTTTGCCGGCGGGTGAGTCGTTGATGTCGGTGTAGACGAAACGGTTCTTGCCGCCACCACCAATCAACACATCGGCGCCGCCTGCCCCTACCAGTTTGTCGTTTCCATTCAGGCCAACGAGCAGATCCTTGCTGTTGTCTCCGATCAGCCGATCGGCGCTGTCGAGGCCAATCTTCACTGCATTGAGCTCATTCAACGCCTCAGGTGTCAGACCAAGCTTTTTCGTGTTAACTCCGAAGTCTTTCAGTTGGGTGAATTTGGGATCGGAACTGGCTGTTTTCTGTGAGGCAACAACTTCAACCGTGAAGACAAGATCGCTGTTGGGCGGAATGCTGTCACCAGAACCCTCTTTGCCGTAGGCCTGTTTGGCTGGAATGGTTATCTCTACAACCTCCCCCACACGTCGGTTTTGTTTAAACGCTTCGTCCATCCCTGGGATAACAGTGCCTCCACCGACAACAAAATTCAGTAAGGGCTTTTGTTTTGGTTCAAGCAGCGTCTTGCTGTTCAGTTGCACATAGCTTGGGCTTGGAGTGGAAACTGCAAACGATTTGAAGTCGTAATTGGCATCAAACTGTTTGCCATTCTTGAGTAATTTTCCAGCATACCAAGCGTAAATTGTGTCTCCTTCGGAAATTTTGGCCCCTTTTGATGTACGCAAAACCGTGGTTTTGAGCTTGGTCATAGCGGGTTGCTTGCGTTGCAATGCTTTTACTCTGGCGACGTTTTTCGTTTCTGCAGCTGGATTCCCCACAGACGTTTGATCAGCGGGTCTGGAGTGAGGTGACTCGCATCCCGCATGGGCGGTTGGCCACCTATGGCCAGATCGCCGACTTGATCGGTGCCTATGGCTGTGCGCGTCAGGTTGGCTGGGCGCTGCGTCGCCTCAAGCTCCCTTCAACCGTGCCCTGGCACCGTGTTGTGAATGCGCAGGGGCGGATTTCGATGAGCCTCAGTCGTGAAGGAAGTGACTGGATGCAGCGCGAGCTGCTCATGGCAGAGGGCATTCCGGTGGATGTGGAAGGACGCTTGCCGCTGCGTCAGTTCCTCTGGTACTCGGACGCCCATGCTGGGGATTGATGCGTGGTGCTCTTGTCTGATTCGGCTCCGATTGGACTGCTGCCGCGCCGTCTCGCCTGGGATGTGTTGCAGGCTGTTGCGGCTGGGGCCTACGCCGATGTTGCCCTTGAGCGGGTTCTACGGGAGCGGGACCTTAACCCCCCTGACCGGGGCTTGGTGACCGAGCTCTCCTATGGCGCCATCCGTCAACGGCGTTACCTCGATGCTTGGTTGGATCGGCTGGGCAAGGTTCCGGCCTCGAAGCAGCCGCCCAAGCTGCGCTGGCTCTTGCATGTGGGTCTCTATCAACTGCTGCTGATGGAGCGGATTCCAGATTCGGCAGCGGTCAACACCGCCGTGGAGTTGGCTAAGGCCAGCAAGGGGCTGGGGCGGCTGGCGCCCGTAGTGAACGGCGTTCTGCGGGCGGCGCTCCGGGCGCGGGATGCCGGAGAAACCCTGCAGCTGCCGCATGATGAGGCTGCCCAGCTGGCCCAGGCCCATTCGCTGCCGGATTGGTTCACCCAGTTGTTGATTGAGTGGCGGGGTTCGGAGGGTGCCGGGGCGGTGGCGCGCTCTTGCAATCGTGTGCCGGATCTGGATTTGCGGGTGAATCGGTTGCGATCGAGCCCTTCGCAGGTGCAGCAGGATCTGGCCGCGGCTGGCATCAACAGTGAGCCCATCGTCGATTGTCCCGATGGCCTGCGCATCTCTAGTCACAGCGGCGATCTACGCCAGTGGCCCGGTTATTCCGAGGGCCATTGGTGCGTTCAGGATTGTTCGGCGCAATCGATTGCGCCTTTGCTCGATCCCAATCCGGGGGATCGCATCCTGGATGCATGCGCTGCACCGGGGGGGAAAGCCACCCATCTGGCTGAGTTGGTGGGGGATCAGGCTGAGATCTGGGCCGTGGATCGTTCACCCGGACGGCTCAAGCGCGT
The Synechococcus sp. PROS-U-1 DNA segment above includes these coding regions:
- a CDS encoding ABC transporter permease encodes the protein MARWGVVIVGIYLLVALITPLLVSIGILPDANAGLENPIYSGPSWTHWCGTDRLGRDVCVRTMAGSGVALQVVLLAVGLALLVGVPLGMVSGYFGGAVDRLMVLLMDTLYTLPVLLLSVVLAFLLGKGIPNAAAALCVVYVPQYFRVVRNQTAQVKSELFVEAAQSLGAGPLWILRRYLFRNVITSVPVLLTLNAADAVLVLGGLGFLGLGLPETVPEWGGDLNLALAAVPTGVWWTALFPGLAMFVLVLGLSFLGEGIEAWVSGGEARPASD
- the trmH gene encoding tRNA (guanosine(18)-2'-O)-methyltransferase TrmH is translated as MPLLPRRFERLKSVLNHRMADLTVLLEHVEKPHNLSAILRSCDAVGALEAHAVSFEGRPRTFNSTAQGSQKWVPLHDHPDTETAIRCLKERGFRLYGTHLGVNAKDYRDCDFTGPTAFVLGAEKWGLTDKARDLMDEALFIPMRGMVQSLNVSVATATLLFEALRQRQAAGLAPTQGEGLKPEQYQQLLFEWCYPEVARWCQEQQKPYPALTDEGELMEELPRTVKLRC
- a CDS encoding FKBP-type peptidyl-prolyl cis-trans isomerase, with translation MGNPAAETKNVARVKALQRKQPAMTKLKTTVLRTSKGAKISEGDTIYAWYAGKLLKNGKQFDANYDFKSFAVSTPSPSYVQLNSKTLLEPKQKPLLNFVVGGGTVIPGMDEAFKQNRRVGEVVEITIPAKQAYGKEGSGDSIPPNSDLVFTVEVVASQKTASSDPKFTQLKDFGVNTKKLGLTPEALNELNAVKIGLDSADRLIGDNSKDLLVGLNGNDKLVGAGGADVLIGGGGKNRFVYTDINDSPAGKSENDSIYGFGKKDKINLRALDADLSFIGADKFSGAAGDVRFKKGLLELDLDGDGSADFSIALPGTKALKDSNLLL
- a CDS encoding MGMT family protein, with protein sequence MLLLWRRFSFLQLDSPQTFDQRVWSEVTRIPHGRLATYGQIADLIGAYGCARQVGWALRRLKLPSTVPWHRVVNAQGRISMSLSREGSDWMQRELLMAEGIPVDVEGRLPLRQFLWYSDAHAGD
- a CDS encoding 16S rRNA (cytosine(967)-C(5))-methyltransferase — protein: MVLLSDSAPIGLLPRRLAWDVLQAVAAGAYADVALERVLRERDLNPPDRGLVTELSYGAIRQRRYLDAWLDRLGKVPASKQPPKLRWLLHVGLYQLLLMERIPDSAAVNTAVELAKASKGLGRLAPVVNGVLRAALRARDAGETLQLPHDEAAQLAQAHSLPDWFTQLLIEWRGSEGAGAVARSCNRVPDLDLRVNRLRSSPSQVQQDLAAAGINSEPIVDCPDGLRISSHSGDLRQWPGYSEGHWCVQDCSAQSIAPLLDPNPGDRILDACAAPGGKATHLAELVGDQAEIWAVDRSPGRLKRVAANAARLGLASIHALAADATNLLEEHPQWRESFQRILIDAPCSGLGTLARHPDARWRVTPESIRGLLPQQQALLDGIVPLLAPAGLLVYATCTIHPDENQAQVQALLKRYPMLRLEVESQRWPDQASGGDGFYSAVIQRM